The following DNA comes from Cytophagales bacterium.
GCACAGCTGGTCTCCGATTTTACTTCACCCGAATTACGGAGGTATCGTTTATGCCAGCAACGTGTTCTCTACTTTCGGGGCAGCTGCGTCGTATCAATACAATGTCAATGAGGAAAAGGGCAGATTTTCTGCAGGTGTCCTTTATGGTGAACTCTATCCCGTCTTACAGTTCGGTTACAGTACTGGAGACAGGCAAAGAGCAACTCGAATTTTCGAGGAAGACCTGGACCGATCCAGAGCGGACTCCATTCGATCACTGGCTTTCTCAGAATGGGAAGAACAAGATGCCTTTTTCGCCGTACGTCTACCTCTAAACTTGTCTGCTGGTAATCACTTCGCCAACATGGAAGTAAAGGGTGCCTATCATTATTTGCAGATAGACGACTTTACGGATGTTGTTCCACTGTTCAGTGGCAGAAGTGTAAGTTACAACCAGGTCAGTTCCAATTTTAGTGCTATCGAATTATCGTCGGAGTTCAGTCGCTTCCAGCGTACTGCTCGTCAGAATGTCATTCCGAGATGGGGTCAATTGCTAACGGTAACCTATGAGAAGACCTTTGGCAGTGAACTCTACCAGGGTGAGTATTTTCAGGTAGATGGCCGCCTATTATTCCCGGGTCTCCTGAAGACACACGGCACGGCCCTTCGGTTCAACTACCGACAGGAAGACTTGCGCGATACTTACAAGTTCCGCGATAACTTCTTCTATGCTCGTGGCTACAATGCACAGCTCAGTGACGAAGTGCTTCGGGTCGGGTTTGATTACAGTCTCCCCCTCTGGTTGCCGGATATAGCCCTCGGACCTTTTGCCTTCATCCAACGCGTCAAAGCCACGGCATTTTTCGATTACATGAGAACGACGGTGAATGATCATCCGATTACTTCCTTGAGGCCTTTGTCCCGAGTTTCATTTGAAGGAACCTTCCCAGGGTTTTCCGAAACTTTCGGATCCGTTGGAGCAGACATTCGTTTCGATTTCCGATTCTTGCGCATGTTGGATGTAGACATGGGCTTCCGTTACAGCTACTTATTGGACGATGTTACGGGCGAACCCCATCAATTTGACCTGATAATTGCTAGCTTAGGGTTTTAAAATTTACCCTAACCTGGTTTTCAACGATGCTGAAGAAGGTCCTAATTGCACTACTTTCGATAGTGCTACTACTTGTTGCAGTCATTCTGGTAAGAACTTTTACTTTCTCTTACGAACCCATGGCTGTCGAGCCTGTAGAACCCGTATCTATTCCTGACGATGCAGTAGTACACTTACAAAAGGCCATCCAATTTCCAACCATCTCTTATAAGAAAAATGTAGTTTCAGATACCAGTGCTTTCATTGGCCTGGCCAACTACCTGAAAGCGACTTATCCCCTTGTTGATTCCATCCTTGAACGTAAGACGTTCAATTATAGCTTGCTCTATGAATGGAAAGGCAACCAACCTGAATTGAATCCTGTGGTGCTGATGGCACACATGGATGTGGTGCCTGTGGATGAAACCACCCTCGATCAGTGGGAAGCTCCTCCTTTCTCAGGAGATGTAAAAAATGGAAAGATCTACGGTCGTGGCACCATGGATGACAAAGGCAATGTCATCGCATTACTGGAAGCTTGTGAAATGATGCTAGCTAAAGGAATCATACCTCGTCGAACGGTGTATTTCGTTTTTGGGCATGATGAAGAAGTCGGTGGAGAAAATGGCGCTAAAGTGATTGCGGACTATCTCGAATCAGAAGGGGTTTCTCCTGAATTTGTCATGGACGAAGGTGGGTTCATCGCCGAAGGCATGGTACCTGATTTCCCTAAGCCACTGGCGGTGATCAATACCGGTGAAAAAGGCTATGTATCTTACAAAATATCCATTCAAACTCCGGGTGGACATTCCTCCAACCCTCCCAAAGACAATACCATTGGTGATCTTGCACGTGCCATCGCGAAGCTGGAGGCTAATCAGTTTGACTATCACATGATCCCCGTAATAGAAAAGCAGATCAGTATCATCGGGCCGGAATTTGGCTTTGTACAAAAGATGGCTTTTGCCAATACCTGGCTATTTGGCGAAAAGATCCTGGAAGGATTAACGGCTCGAACTACCACTGCACCTACCATGCTTGAAGGAGGCGTGAAAGACAATGTAATCCCTACACAAGCCTCTGTAGTTGTGAACTTTCGAATCATGCCCGGTGAGACCGTAGAGGACGTAAAAAACCATGTAGTAAGTGTGATCGATGACGATCGCTTCACAGTCGAATCATACAGCAATGAGAATAACCCATCAAGAGTAGCAGATCACAATACTGAGTCTTTTCAGTTGGTAGAAAAAACCATACGTCAGCTGCATACTGACATTGTGGTGACCCCTGGTCTTTTGCAAGCAGGTACGGATTCAAAGCACTTCCTGAAGATCTCTGATAATGTATATCGCTTTTTCCCTACTCGTATTAACCCGGACAATGCCACTGGTTTTCATGGCAAGAACGAATACATCACGGTAGAGAATTACAAAGAGACCATTCAGTTTGTGTATCAACTGATGAGTAATTTGTAGCGTGATCAAATGCCTCCTTCGATAGGCTCGGGGACGCCTAGCCGGCCACGCCTAGTGAGGATGACATTTGTTTTAGTTTGACACGCTGAGAAAGATAGACTGATTCAAGGGCATTACTTTCCACAACAATATTTCTTTGTTTTGTCATTCAGTCAAAAGATTGTCGGACGATCGAATAAATTGTTCTTAAATAAAACATTTCTACCGATCCTGAAAACCCAACCTGACGCAATATTTATTTAAATTATTATTAGGGTTTTAAGCTCCATAAATGAATACTTTGTGGAGATCTTTTCGCCGTAATCAACTCGAATCCAGATTGAGAAAGCCACTGTTCATTTTATGGATATGCCTTGCTTATTTACAAGGATATGCTCAGGTTTTAGATAGCCTGGAAATCCAGTCTATAGAATGGGTCTTCCCAGGCAGTCGTGGTGAAATTGCTAGTCGGGAATTTCATCAACTACAAACTGATTTCAATTTTGGCGAATTCTTAAGCTCACCCTCTCAAACCTTCAACTGGTCAGGTAATTTCCGAAGCTCGACCATGGGTTTTGCCTTTCGTGTAGGTTCAAAAAAGAAACAGCGAGCCGATCACTCTGGGATATTAGCCTTGCGCAAGCAAGTGATCAATCTGGATTGGTACAACGGCAGTAATGATTCACTCACGATTGACCTATCAGGAAGATATGAGTATTTTCAAATCGGCCTGGGGTACGATTACCGAAGTGTAAATACGAAATTCCTCAAACTGCTTTCTGGTGTAAGAATGGATGTCGGCTTGCCTGTATCGGGATTTCAAACGGAAATGGAAGCCTTAGAATCAAAATTCGTTTCTAAGGGAGCGGTAACCTTCTCAGCCACTGTTAATCTTGTACTGGAATTTCGACTTTTCAAAAAGATCTACTTCAAGCTTGGCCCAAGTTGGGGTTTTGGACACTATCATTTTGATGGTGTTTCAGCATGGGTTCCCCAATCAGGATTGATCTCAGGATTCAAATTTGGTTTATGAGAAGCTGGGCAGTCATATTGACTTTTATAAGTGTGCCGGCCTTTTCACAGCACACCCTCAGTGGCTATGTCTTTGATTCCTCGACGCAAGAAGAATTGATTGGCGCCACTATTTATGATCAAAACTCCCAACAAGGTACGGCTACTAATGTGTTTGGTTTCTTCTCTTTTACCACCACACAGAAGACACTGGATTTACGAATTTCTTCAATTGGATACGAAACCGAATACGTCCAAATCATCCTAACGGAAAACATCCGGCAAAACTTCACCCTCACTCCTACTTCGAGAGCATTAGAGGCCGTAGAAATCACCGGGGATCGCTTTTTAGTGGAAGAGGAAGTCCGATCGTTGGATATGGGTGTCTTTAACCTGACGCCAAAAGAAGCACTCACTCTTCCTACAATTGTAGGTGAATCCGATATACTCAAGGTAGCTCAACTCATGCCCGGAATCACCAAAGGCGGAGAAGCGACTACTGCCTTGTATGTGCGAGGTGGAACTGATGATCAAAATCTGGTGACACTTGACGATGCCACGGTGTATAACCTTAGTCATTTGTTCGGTTTCTTTTCTGTGTTCAATACCGATGCCCTAAAAAACGTGAAGGTGATCAAAGGGGGATTTACGGCCGATTACGGTGGTCGACTTTCAGCAGTGATGGACACCCGGATGCAAGAAGGAAATCAAGAGAAATTCGAAGGCACCGGCGGTGTAGGCTTATTAACGTCCCGATTGACCTTAGATGGCCCACTCTTCAACAAAAAGGGTTCTTTTATGATGGCAGGGCGAAGGACCTACATCGATCAGGTCTTGGGTCTCGCTGGTGTTGATCTACCCTACTTCTTTTATGACTTGAATGCAAAGGCCAGTTATCGGATTTCGGAACGTGACCGTATTTACATCAGCAGCTATTTTGGTGATGATGTATTGAAGGTACGAGAATCAGGAACAAACGATGAAGAGGAACTGGAGGAACTGACCTTCGGGTTTAATCTCGGCAATTTCACCACTTCTCTCCGATGGAATCATATCTATCCGAATGAAAAACTCTTTGCCAATTTCACCTTATTGCAGACTCGGTTCAAGTATGACATAGAAGGTGATTTTGTCGACAACTCGCTTCTCATCCGATCACAAATTCAAGACATTGGTTTGAAGGGCCAGTGGGAGTATTTCCGATCTCCCGAAGACCGGATTGATTTCGGTGTAGATGCGGTAGTTCACCGGTTCCGGCCCAACATCGTGAATACCGGCGGTGAAATCTCTGATTTTTTACGATCACGTCCGGCCAATCTCATCCAAACCCTGGAAGTAGCTTTATATGGTGGTCGGGAAGAGCGCTTGCTACCGAAACTGACTGCTTATTACGGACTCAGGTTGTCTTCGGCATGGGTCCAGTCTGCTAGCTATCTTGGTCTGGAGCCCAGGCTTAATTTCAATTATGAACTGAGGGATTTGGTTTCGCTCAAGGCAAGTTATTCGGTCATGCGGCAGTACATGCACCGGGTCAGTTCCTCCTCAGTGGTGCTCCCGACCGACTTATGGTACCCGGTGACTCAACAAGTCCAACCTCAAATTGCTCAACAATGGTCTAGTGGGGTATTCGTCGGACTCCCAAAAGAAAAGCTAAGCTTATCTGTCGAAGGTTATTTGAAGACCAGCAATCGACTGATCGAATACCGAGAAGGCGCCAGGCTCCTGTTGAACGATAATTTCGAAGAAGAACTAGTGACTGGAAATGGTCTTTCCTACGGTGCAGAGTTCCTGGTCCGAAAAAGAACCGGCCGATTGAATGGCTGGATTGCTTACACACTCAGTAAATCCACTCGCACATTCGCAGCACTCAACAATGGCAAGACCTTCCCGGCAAGATTTGACCGACGGCATGACATCTCTATAGTAGGGACACTCGACATTTCGGATCGTGTAGCCTTCTCTTGGGTTTGGGTCTACACTAGCGGTGCTAATTTTACGGCACAAACTGGCCAATACATTGCGCCGGGTGCCACAACTAATGAAGTAATCATTGTACCGATCTACACGGAGAGAAATGCAGTGCAGCTATCCCCAACCCATCGATTAGACTTGAATTTCATTGTTAAGTCAAAACTGAAGAAACGATTCCAATCAGAATGGCAATTCAGTGTATATAATTTCTACAACCGTGCAGCTCCATATCGAATTGAGGTGGACTTTAATGGAAGGGCTTTCCAATATGTACAACCTGGCATTTTTGGCTTCCTGCCAAGTGTCTCATATAACTTCAGTTTCTAATGAAAAGGTGGCATTACTTCATAGGAATCTTCTTTTTGTGGCAGGCTTGTGCTCCGGAAGATGTATTTATCGATGTATCGCCAGCGCCCAGCCAGATAGCAGTATCTTCCCAGATGCTGGGCGATAATGTGCTATTGGTCACTTTGAGTAGGAGTTTCTCAGCTTTGAACCCCAATACGCTGGAAGACCTGGAGGAAGATTTTATTGGAGAGTTACTTGTAGATAGTGCGTTCGTCACGGTCAATTCTCAAGGGTTTCTGGATACACTTTTTGAGATAGGTCCAGGTCTTTTTGTCGGAGAACTTTCACAGGCTACAGAAGGGGCGGATTATCACCTCAATGTATTCGATTCCACTACCTCGGTAACGATTCGTGCCTCCACACAATTACAGCAACAAATCGCTTTAGATACGGCTTTTCTGGAGTGCATCATCGAAGGAGAAGACACAACCTATATCGCCCACTACCAATTTCAAGACCCTCCTGAAGAAAATTGGTTCATTACTCAGGCCACCTCGTTTTCAGGTCTGTCTTTTGAGGAATTATTCAATGCGGAAATTGTTGGAGACAGTATTGTTTTTGAAAATGACAGTGTCCCGGACTTGTTCACCGGAGAAGATAATGCCACTTTATTGTACACCCGATTATTGGCTGATATTACCTTTCGAGATTCAGCTGTAAGGAATACGGTAACCTTACCGGAACAACCAGGTGACACCATTCTTTTCAGCCTGACCCACGTGAGTGAAGGCTATTTCCGTTATTTGGATGCACAGCAGCGAAATGGTGGCGTGCTGGCCTCAATCGGCAGTGAACCCATCAATTTCCCGTCAAACGTCGAAAATGGACTAGGCTATTTTGCCATGAATCAACCCAGTTTTTTGGTGTTTATAAAAGAGGATTAGTGGTTAATTTCAAATACCGTTTCTTTATTTGACACATCGCGACTATCTTTCCGACTCAGAACAACAAAACATCTTATGATCAAAACAACACCTGTACAGGAAAAAACTCCTGTTATCTCCACTCCTGCTATCTTTAAAAACATGGACGAGCGATTTCTGCATTATGTTTGGCGATTTCAGCAATTCGATGCAGGTAACTTGTTCAGCACCTCGAACGAAGCAGTCTCTATTTACCATCCGGGAACACTTAACCACAACTCTGGTCCTGATTTTTCCGAAGCGCGACTAAGGATCGGACCCATGGAATGGGCGGGGCAGGTCGAAATTCATTTAAGGTCTTCGGACTGGCTCAGACATGGTCACCAATCAGATGCAGCCTACCACAATGTGGTCTTACATGTGGTATACGAGCATGACAAAACCATTAGCAATCTCGACGGATCTCCCATCCCAACCCTGGAACTGAAGGATCGCATTCATTCCGATCAATTTGAAAAGTATCACCGCCTGCGACACGATGCAGCGGGGATTCCATGTACTTCCAATATCCAAAGAGTTCCGGAAATCATCCGCACAGCTACCATCGATCGCATGGTCATGGAACGGCTCGAACAGAAAACAAAAGAAGTGGTTGATGGCTTAAAGACGGATCTGCATGATTGGGAAGCGGCGACCATGCATTTACTGGCTCGTTCACTGGGCATGAAAACCAATGCACATACTTTTGGAGAATTTGCAAATTCAGTCCCCTGGAATAAGCTTAGCCGTCACCATGATTTTCAGAAAGAGGCGCTCATCTTTGGTCTGGCAGGATTTCTCGATGATCAACCTCAGGATGAACATCAGCAAGCCTTACAAAAAGAATTTGTCTTCCTGAAACACAAGCTTGGTCTGA
Coding sequences within:
- a CDS encoding TonB-dependent receptor, which gives rise to MRSWAVILTFISVPAFSQHTLSGYVFDSSTQEELIGATIYDQNSQQGTATNVFGFFSFTTTQKTLDLRISSIGYETEYVQIILTENIRQNFTLTPTSRALEAVEITGDRFLVEEEVRSLDMGVFNLTPKEALTLPTIVGESDILKVAQLMPGITKGGEATTALYVRGGTDDQNLVTLDDATVYNLSHLFGFFSVFNTDALKNVKVIKGGFTADYGGRLSAVMDTRMQEGNQEKFEGTGGVGLLTSRLTLDGPLFNKKGSFMMAGRRTYIDQVLGLAGVDLPYFFYDLNAKASYRISERDRIYISSYFGDDVLKVRESGTNDEEELEELTFGFNLGNFTTSLRWNHIYPNEKLFANFTLLQTRFKYDIEGDFVDNSLLIRSQIQDIGLKGQWEYFRSPEDRIDFGVDAVVHRFRPNIVNTGGEISDFLRSRPANLIQTLEVALYGGREERLLPKLTAYYGLRLSSAWVQSASYLGLEPRLNFNYELRDLVSLKASYSVMRQYMHRVSSSSVVLPTDLWYPVTQQVQPQIAQQWSSGVFVGLPKEKLSLSVEGYLKTSNRLIEYREGARLLLNDNFEEELVTGNGLSYGAEFLVRKRTGRLNGWIAYTLSKSTRTFAALNNGKTFPARFDRRHDISIVGTLDISDRVAFSWVWVYTSGANFTAQTGQYIAPGATTNEVIIVPIYTERNAVQLSPTHRLDLNFIVKSKLKKRFQSEWQFSVYNFYNRAAPYRIEVDFNGRAFQYVQPGIFGFLPSVSYNFSF
- a CDS encoding DUF4249 family protein; this translates as MKRWHYFIGIFFLWQACAPEDVFIDVSPAPSQIAVSSQMLGDNVLLVTLSRSFSALNPNTLEDLEEDFIGELLVDSAFVTVNSQGFLDTLFEIGPGLFVGELSQATEGADYHLNVFDSTTSVTIRASTQLQQQIALDTAFLECIIEGEDTTYIAHYQFQDPPEENWFITQATSFSGLSFEELFNAEIVGDSIVFENDSVPDLFTGEDNATLLYTRLLADITFRDSAVRNTVTLPEQPGDTILFSLTHVSEGYFRYLDAQQRNGGVLASIGSEPINFPSNVENGLGYFAMNQPSFLVFIKED
- a CDS encoding M20 family peptidase, with the protein product MLKKVLIALLSIVLLLVAVILVRTFTFSYEPMAVEPVEPVSIPDDAVVHLQKAIQFPTISYKKNVVSDTSAFIGLANYLKATYPLVDSILERKTFNYSLLYEWKGNQPELNPVVLMAHMDVVPVDETTLDQWEAPPFSGDVKNGKIYGRGTMDDKGNVIALLEACEMMLAKGIIPRRTVYFVFGHDEEVGGENGAKVIADYLESEGVSPEFVMDEGGFIAEGMVPDFPKPLAVINTGEKGYVSYKISIQTPGGHSSNPPKDNTIGDLARAIAKLEANQFDYHMIPVIEKQISIIGPEFGFVQKMAFANTWLFGEKILEGLTARTTTAPTMLEGGVKDNVIPTQASVVVNFRIMPGETVEDVKNHVVSVIDDDRFTVESYSNENNPSRVADHNTESFQLVEKTIRQLHTDIVVTPGLLQAGTDSKHFLKISDNVYRFFPTRINPDNATGFHGKNEYITVENYKETIQFVYQLMSNL
- a CDS encoding DUF2851 family protein, whose amino-acid sequence is MIKTTPVQEKTPVISTPAIFKNMDERFLHYVWRFQQFDAGNLFSTSNEAVSIYHPGTLNHNSGPDFSEARLRIGPMEWAGQVEIHLRSSDWLRHGHQSDAAYHNVVLHVVYEHDKTISNLDGSPIPTLELKDRIHSDQFEKYHRLRHDAAGIPCTSNIQRVPEIIRTATIDRMVMERLEQKTKEVVDGLKTDLHDWEAATMHLLARSLGMKTNAHTFGEFANSVPWNKLSRHHDFQKEALIFGLAGFLDDQPQDEHQQALQKEFVFLKHKLGLTQKVSRHHWKFSKLRPPNFPTVRLSQLLAILQKESRLFSKLIGATSIKEVEACLQVPLSNYWSNHYDFAKGSKKVIGPIGKTTLDSIVINAVVPLLVAYGRAIDEQSLIEKAISWLEKMGPENNVITRKWDEIGLENQSALQSQGLIQLYKNYCSRRRCLQCGIGNKILNMA